One part of the Nostoc sp. PCC 7120 = FACHB-418 genome encodes these proteins:
- a CDS encoding response regulator, with protein MNTLNLGRGKVLIADDDEDSRMMLSFVLQEEGWEVYEACNGKEALEKVIEEKPDLLILDNRMPELSGVEVYQYLQAEGINIAVVLATAYGYLDELASSLGVEYFIHKPYEIPKLLKMVESAYAHSRN; from the coding sequence ATGAACACTCTGAATTTAGGAAGAGGAAAGGTTTTAATAGCTGATGATGATGAAGATAGCCGAATGATGCTCTCTTTTGTATTACAGGAAGAGGGGTGGGAAGTCTATGAGGCTTGTAACGGCAAAGAAGCTCTAGAAAAAGTCATTGAAGAGAAACCGGATTTATTGATTTTAGATAATAGAATGCCAGAGTTAAGCGGCGTTGAAGTTTATCAATATCTACAAGCAGAAGGTATTAACATAGCGGTTGTCTTAGCCACAGCATACGGTTATTTGGACGAATTAGCTTCATCCTTGGGGGTGGAGTATTTTATTCATAAACCCTATGAGATTCCCAAGTTACTGAAAATGGTAGAGTCTGCTTACGCTCATTCTCGTAACTAA
- a CDS encoding DUF3181 family protein, which yields MAKTNTTELLEALAAEIGESVYIDIAKWHLYLADAKLHTVVAEQLYPLITSNSVHEDRVIKVLESIPVKIGGGRRELPLIDLLPLQCQVSLVDILEKYQREI from the coding sequence ATGGCTAAGACTAATACTACAGAATTGCTAGAGGCCCTAGCGGCGGAAATTGGCGAAAGCGTTTATATAGATATTGCTAAATGGCATCTATATTTAGCTGATGCCAAACTACATACTGTTGTCGCTGAACAGTTATATCCCTTAATTACTTCCAACTCAGTTCATGAAGACAGAGTGATCAAAGTACTAGAATCCATTCCTGTAAAAATTGGCGGTGGTAGGCGAGAACTGCCTTTGATTGACTTATTACCACTGCAATGTCAGGTAAGTCTGGTGGATATTTTAGAAAAATATCAACGCGAAATATAA